In Edaphobacter aggregans, the sequence CTCTTCTGTTTTTTTATCGGCTGCATCGCAGGCCTGCGATCCCTTACCGCCCCCGCCGCCGTCTGCTGGGCAGCGCATCTCGGCTGGCTTCACTTCACGGGAACAAACCTCAGCTTCATCGATCACCTCCCAACCCTGGGGCTCTTCACATTGCTGGCGCTCGCCGAACTCGTCACGGATAAACTCCCAAAGACACCCGCACGTACAGCAGCCCTCGGCCTCATCGCCCGTATCATCATGGGCGCATTCTGCGGAGCAGCTCTCGCCGTAGCCACTGGCGGCGGCTTCCTCGGTGGATCCATCATCGGCGTTATCGGCGCCTTGGTCGGCACCTTCGGCGGATACCACATCCGCCGCGCCCTCGTGACCCAGGCCCACCTCCCCGACATCGCCGTGGCCCTTGCCGAAGACCTCGTCGCCATCCTCGGCGCTTTCTACATCGTCTCCCACGTCTAAACAAGCATCCCACTTGCCTAGCC encodes:
- a CDS encoding DUF4126 family protein, yielding MLTTVLLFCFFIGCIAGLRSLTAPAAVCWAAHLGWLHFTGTNLSFIDHLPTLGLFTLLALAELVTDKLPKTPARTAALGLIARIIMGAFCGAALAVATGGGFLGGSIIGVIGALVGTFGGYHIRRALVTQAHLPDIAVALAEDLVAILGAFYIVSHV